A genomic segment from Clostridium pasteurianum BC1 encodes:
- a CDS encoding ABC transporter substrate-binding protein, which yields MKKIISIMALITLIAFFIVGCGNVNSSGTSNNQTSNQKENKPKEIKIGYQPGLNHALLIVAKQKGWFQDEFKKDGINVQFQSFVSGPPMIEAFAGKRLDIGQVGDQPAIQAKANNIDIKAIGVYSSGYLSSLIVPKDSTINSVKDIKGKKVGVTVGSTAHILLIKFLESVGLTTNDINLVNLQPADIKTSLASKDIDAAVTWEPFVSNSIVDGTARSIADGKNLRIDSNLIIATSSFAKQYPDIVKRILKVYEKAQKWIESNPEEAKQIVADDIKMQKNVLDVAFPRGNYNIKFTDEIINSVKETATVLRKNNTIRKDVDINDLIDESYLKSIGVQ from the coding sequence ATGAAAAAAATAATTAGTATTATGGCATTAATTACTTTAATTGCATTTTTTATAGTTGGTTGCGGAAATGTGAATAGTAGTGGAACATCTAACAATCAAACTAGTAATCAAAAAGAAAATAAGCCAAAAGAAATAAAAATTGGATATCAACCTGGATTAAACCATGCTTTATTAATTGTAGCTAAACAAAAAGGATGGTTTCAAGATGAATTTAAAAAGGATGGAATTAATGTACAATTTCAGAGTTTTGTATCTGGTCCACCTATGATTGAAGCTTTTGCTGGAAAAAGGTTAGATATTGGGCAAGTTGGAGATCAACCAGCTATTCAGGCAAAAGCAAATAATATTGATATTAAAGCTATAGGAGTATATTCATCTGGCTATTTGAGTAGTTTAATTGTACCAAAAGATTCGACAATAAATTCAGTAAAGGATATAAAGGGCAAGAAAGTTGGAGTTACTGTCGGCTCTACAGCACATATACTTTTAATTAAATTTCTTGAGTCAGTTGGATTAACTACTAATGACATAAATTTAGTTAATTTACAGCCGGCTGATATAAAAACTTCACTGGCATCTAAGGATATAGATGCAGCAGTAACTTGGGAACCATTTGTTTCTAATTCTATAGTAGATGGAACTGCTCGCTCAATAGCAGATGGTAAAAATTTAAGAATTGATAGTAATTTAATAATTGCTACAAGCTCTTTTGCTAAGCAATATCCTGATATAGTAAAACGAATATTAAAGGTGTATGAAAAGGCACAAAAATGGATTGAAAGTAATCCAGAAGAGGCTAAACAAATTGTTGCTGACGATATTAAAATGCAAAAAAATGTATTGGATGTAGCATTTCCAAGAGGAAATTATAATATTAAATTCACAGATGAGATTATAAACTCAGTTAAAGAAACGGCTACTGTTTTGAGAAAAAATAATACAATACGAAAAGATGTAGATATTAATGACCTTATAGACGAAAGTTATTTAAAAAGTATTGGTGTACAGTAA
- a CDS encoding nucleoside phosphorylase, whose amino-acid sequence MEERINAEMFLEHLASRQGVTINDYKIAPVVIGSWDHNLIKNIAEDFELEPLPNWTKNSTVYNWKTNEQDITFITLPVGAPSAVSTLEQLIARGAKVFIGIGFAGSLQPSVPVGSIVIANNCIREEGTSYHYIKDDSEGLPSERLLDRLQKAFDNEGIASITGGIWTTDAIYRELKSKVEDYGERGILGVEMETSALYVVGKYRGIDVCNVLAISDELWSDWNPQFGSEKLNNTIETVKKGLLNNINLFAELADKLEDEGATA is encoded by the coding sequence ATGGAAGAAAGAATTAATGCCGAAATGTTTTTAGAACATTTAGCCTCTAGGCAAGGAGTGACAATAAATGATTACAAAATTGCTCCAGTAGTTATTGGTTCATGGGATCATAACCTAATAAAAAATATTGCAGAAGATTTTGAATTAGAACCATTGCCAAATTGGACAAAAAATAGTACTGTTTACAACTGGAAAACTAATGAACAGGATATAACTTTTATTACTTTACCAGTAGGTGCACCGTCTGCTGTTAGTACTCTTGAGCAACTTATTGCACGTGGTGCAAAAGTCTTTATAGGAATTGGTTTCGCAGGTAGTTTACAACCTTCAGTACCTGTTGGAAGTATAGTAATTGCAAATAATTGTATTCGTGAAGAGGGAACCTCTTATCATTATATAAAAGATGATTCTGAAGGATTACCAAGTGAAAGACTGTTAGATCGTTTACAAAAAGCCTTTGATAATGAAGGGATTGCTTCAATAACTGGAGGTATTTGGACCACAGATGCAATTTATAGAGAGTTAAAAAGTAAAGTTGAGGATTATGGGGAAAGAGGAATTCTTGGTGTGGAAATGGAGACCTCAGCACTATATGTTGTAGGAAAATATAGAGGAATTGATGTGTGTAATGTATTAGCAATTAGTGATGAGTTATGGAGTGACTGGAATCCACAATTTGGTTCTGAAAAATTAAACAATACTATAGAAACTGTTAAAAAAGGATTGCTGAATAATATAAATCTGTTTGCAGAATTAGCTGATAAGCTAGAAGATGAAGGTGCTACTGCTTAA
- a CDS encoding adenine phosphoribosyltransferase produces MSLKDKIRIIEDFPKKGISFKDISTLIGDGEAFKYTVEEIVSHLKDKKIDAIAGPEARGFLFGASVASSLGVGFIPVRKKGKLSPETLQIEYELEYGKDILEIHKDAVKPGQRIAIVDDLLATGGTIDAVAKLVELAGGEVSSLAFVIELTELNGKAKLEKYDVFSLVKYDI; encoded by the coding sequence ATGAGTTTAAAAGATAAAATAAGAATTATTGAAGATTTTCCAAAGAAAGGTATAAGTTTTAAAGATATTTCAACCTTAATTGGAGATGGAGAAGCATTTAAATATACAGTTGAAGAAATTGTAAGCCATTTGAAAGATAAAAAAATTGACGCTATAGCGGGGCCTGAGGCAAGAGGTTTTTTATTTGGTGCCTCAGTAGCAAGTAGTCTTGGGGTGGGGTTCATACCTGTAAGAAAAAAGGGTAAGTTATCACCAGAGACACTACAAATAGAGTATGAATTAGAATATGGAAAGGATATACTTGAAATTCATAAGGATGCAGTGAAACCTGGACAGAGAATAGCTATAGTAGATGATTTATTAGCTACAGGGGGAACAATTGATGCAGTTGCAAAATTAGTTGAGTTAGCTGGAGGAGAAGTTTCATCTTTAGCTTTTGTAATTGAACTTACTGAACTTAATGGAAAAGCTAAACTTGAGAAATATGATGTCTTTTCCTTAGTTAAGTATGATATTTGA
- a CDS encoding D-2-hydroxyacid dehydrogenase, which produces MHKLISLIKLSPKYLHKLELLAPNWKVINGEESSIYMSHLEDAEVIVGWNKDAEKVCFKDNSSLNWIHSWGAGVNNIPLEKLKQQNIILTNSSGVHAFPISETVFSMILMFTRRIHLYLRNQLKEEWKHENNLPEVHGKTIGIIGVGAIGEENAKLGKAFGMKVLGLRRSGKSLLNVDKMFDMKGLNELISESDYIVNTLPLTKETYKLIGLEQFRKMKRNSFYVNIGRGETTDSEALIKALEENLIAGAGLDVFDQEPLPKESPLWKFENVIITPHNSGATYNYEERTMDIFIKNFKSYLNGEKLRINVVDLDKQY; this is translated from the coding sequence ATGCATAAACTTATTTCTTTGATAAAGTTGTCTCCAAAATACTTGCATAAATTAGAGTTACTTGCACCTAATTGGAAAGTAATTAATGGTGAAGAAAGTTCCATTTATATGTCGCATTTAGAAGATGCCGAAGTTATTGTCGGATGGAATAAAGATGCTGAAAAAGTTTGTTTTAAAGATAACTCATCGCTGAATTGGATACATTCATGGGGTGCAGGGGTGAATAATATACCATTAGAAAAATTGAAGCAACAAAATATTATTCTCACTAATAGTAGTGGAGTACATGCTTTCCCTATTTCAGAAACAGTATTTTCTATGATACTTATGTTTACACGACGTATACATCTTTATCTTAGAAATCAGTTAAAAGAGGAATGGAAACATGAAAATAATTTGCCAGAGGTACATGGAAAGACCATTGGAATTATAGGTGTTGGAGCAATTGGAGAAGAAAATGCAAAATTAGGAAAGGCTTTTGGAATGAAAGTTTTAGGACTTCGCCGTTCAGGAAAATCTTTATTAAATGTTGACAAAATGTTTGACATGAAGGGATTAAATGAGCTAATTAGTGAAAGTGATTATATAGTTAATACATTACCATTAACAAAAGAAACATATAAACTAATTGGATTAGAACAGTTTAGAAAAATGAAGAGAAATTCCTTTTACGTAAATATTGGCAGAGGAGAAACCACTGATTCAGAAGCATTAATTAAAGCATTAGAAGAAAATTTAATTGCTGGAGCTGGATTAGATGTATTCGATCAAGAGCCTCTTCCTAAAGAGAGTCCTTTATGGAAATTTGAAAATGTAATAATTACTCCTCATAATTCTGGTGCAACATATAATTATGAAGAAAGGACCATGGATATATTCATAAAAAATTTTAAATCTTATTTAAATGGTGAAAAACTTAGAATTAATGTGGTTGATTTAGATAAACAATATTAA
- a CDS encoding MATE family efflux transporter, whose protein sequence is MNITYSRHEIRRDIIKLAWPTIIEQVLIMMVGIVSTILVSKLGKESIAAVGMVNNLVNFSQTIFAGLSIGSTIIIARVTGESGIKNAKEVLVQSLFMSVFVGISLTFLGIVFSNEIITTFFGAADSKVISLVEIYYHIVLLGMPFVVIEMVIGGALRGIGDTRTPMYVVLFENLMNVLLSVVLIYGVNYNEVFYLNPLGVKGAAIAATTARIIGGIVIVYFLFRKKSKINLIKFGKFKINFKIIKRIIRVGIPACIENLIMNGGFLMQQILVVAMGTVEVAAFQIGGSIHSLAFLPLLGLGLTTTTTVGQSLGSKDLKKAEAYAYENIKIAIFTGLCSTMIEFFGGFLFARLYSSDLQVINTSIIVIRGFALVSSFLGVEKVGSAILRCSGDIKYVIFSSVAGLWTFRLIVAAILIRFLNLGLYGLMIGIFLDYSIRAVMYIFRIKAGRWKCLKV, encoded by the coding sequence ATGAATATAACATACTCAAGGCATGAAATACGCCGGGATATTATAAAACTAGCATGGCCAACAATAATAGAACAAGTATTGATTATGATGGTTGGTATAGTATCAACTATATTGGTGTCAAAGCTTGGAAAAGAATCCATTGCAGCAGTTGGAATGGTTAATAATTTAGTGAATTTTTCTCAAACTATTTTTGCTGGTCTTTCAATAGGTTCGACAATAATAATTGCTAGGGTTACTGGTGAAAGCGGTATTAAAAATGCAAAAGAAGTTTTAGTTCAATCATTATTTATGAGTGTATTTGTTGGAATATCTCTTACTTTTTTAGGAATTGTGTTTTCCAATGAGATAATAACTACTTTTTTTGGTGCTGCTGATTCTAAAGTAATAAGCTTAGTTGAGATTTATTATCATATTGTGCTTTTAGGAATGCCATTTGTAGTAATAGAGATGGTGATAGGTGGAGCTTTAAGAGGAATTGGGGATACGAGGACGCCTATGTATGTTGTTTTATTTGAAAATTTAATGAATGTGTTATTAAGTGTAGTCCTAATTTATGGAGTAAACTATAATGAAGTATTTTATTTAAATCCTTTAGGTGTAAAAGGTGCTGCAATAGCTGCTACTACTGCAAGAATTATTGGTGGCATAGTAATAGTGTATTTTTTATTTAGAAAAAAGTCTAAAATAAATCTTATTAAATTTGGTAAATTTAAAATTAATTTTAAAATAATAAAAAGAATAATAAGAGTTGGAATTCCTGCGTGTATAGAAAACTTAATTATGAATGGCGGGTTTTTAATGCAGCAAATACTTGTTGTAGCCATGGGTACTGTTGAAGTAGCTGCTTTTCAGATCGGAGGAAGTATACATTCCTTGGCTTTTTTACCATTGTTAGGCCTTGGTTTAACAACAACTACTACTGTTGGTCAAAGTTTGGGCAGTAAAGATTTAAAAAAAGCAGAAGCTTATGCTTATGAGAATATAAAGATAGCAATCTTTACTGGACTATGCTCTACAATGATAGAATTTTTTGGAGGATTTTTGTTTGCAAGATTATATTCTTCAGATTTACAAGTTATAAATACAAGTATTATTGTAATTAGAGGTTTTGCTTTGGTTTCATCATTTCTAGGAGTTGAAAAGGTTGGTTCAGCTATATTAAGATGTTCAGGTGACATTAAATATGTGATATTTTCATCAGTTGCGGGATTGTGGACATTTAGACTTATAGTGGCAGCTATTTTGATTAGATTTTTAAATCTTGGTCTCTATGGGTTAATGATAGGTATTTTTTTGGATTACAGTATTAGAGCAGTTATGTATATTTTTAGAATAAAAGCTGGTAGATGGAAATGTTTAAAAGTCTAA
- a CDS encoding GNAT family N-acetyltransferase translates to MVITNNLHIVNRIPTIEEFVNIRKETGWETYDLKAAEVSLKNSLFSVCADYNEKIVGYGRIVGDKGMYFYIQNMIVLPKFQGKGVGKLIMRELMKYIDNNCPRGSFIGLMASRGKEEFYEKFNFITRPEGKYGAGMFILKH, encoded by the coding sequence GTGGTTATAACGAATAATCTACATATTGTCAATAGAATACCCACCATAGAAGAATTCGTCAATATACGAAAAGAAACTGGCTGGGAGACATATGATTTAAAAGCAGCTGAGGTAAGTTTGAAAAATTCCCTTTTTAGTGTTTGTGCAGATTATAATGAAAAAATAGTTGGTTATGGAAGAATAGTTGGAGACAAAGGGATGTATTTTTATATTCAAAATATGATTGTACTTCCCAAATTTCAAGGAAAGGGAGTAGGAAAACTTATAATGAGGGAATTAATGAAGTATATAGACAATAATTGTCCTAGAGGTTCCTTTATAGGATTAATGGCTTCAAGAGGGAAAGAAGAATTTTATGAAAAATTCAATTTTATAACAAGACCAGAAGGAAAATATGGGGCAGGCATGTTTATACTTAAACATTAA